In Mongoliitalea daihaiensis, one DNA window encodes the following:
- a CDS encoding cation:proton antiporter domain-containing protein, whose product MLNFILASAEMPMLSDLVWIFGLATLVILVFMRFKVPTIIGFLFTGALAGPYGLSLVQASTTVEVLSEIGVILLLFVIGMEFSLKSLMAIKKAVFIGGSLQVFITIGVSTLLASLLGFEWNVAVFIGFLISLSSTAIVLKLLQEAGQVNTISGRTTLAVLIFQDIVIVPLMLFTPMLAGESDNIALSLFLMAAKGVAVIAITIVTAKYLMPQLLFRIAKTRNEELFLLSIIVICFAIAYLTSLLGLSLGLGAFLAGLIISESDYSHHATGKILPFREVFLSFFFVSVGMLFDITFLFKNIGVILLLTLLTFGVKFIITTLSVKAIGQNFKDSIIVGLSIFQIGEFSLLLAKEGMRLNLLDPVTYQYFLAISILTMTITPFLLNNREKLAFKIINLPVSSRLNKRFSSKISQTIALNEDELKDHLVIIGYGLNGRNLSLAAKSANIPYVIIEMNPETVKVESSNGEPIIYGDAANETVLEHVNINKARVAVVAISNADSTKRIVSTIRHMSSNPYIIVRTRYVNEIEENINLGANEVIPEEFETSIEIFYRVLDKYLVARHDIESFTEEIRSHNYELFRTPLSTKTQTKIDLPEINFVCLKVEKDSGQYVNVALKDAKIRDLLGINIVAIKRNGKTITDIKAEQTLKFGDAVYVVGKPDAIEIFEKELEVD is encoded by the coding sequence ATGCTAAATTTCATTCTTGCATCTGCGGAGATGCCAATGCTATCAGATCTTGTCTGGATTTTTGGGCTTGCCACTCTTGTGATTTTGGTCTTTATGAGATTCAAAGTCCCTACAATCATCGGTTTTCTTTTCACTGGAGCACTAGCCGGTCCTTACGGGCTTTCATTGGTTCAAGCCTCTACTACCGTTGAAGTGTTATCAGAAATAGGGGTGATCCTGTTACTTTTTGTAATAGGGATGGAATTTTCCCTTAAAAGTTTGATGGCTATCAAAAAAGCAGTCTTTATCGGTGGCTCATTACAGGTCTTCATCACGATAGGTGTTTCTACCCTACTTGCTTCGCTGTTAGGTTTTGAATGGAATGTGGCAGTTTTCATAGGTTTCTTGATTTCCTTGAGTAGCACAGCTATCGTATTAAAACTCTTGCAAGAAGCTGGGCAGGTCAATACGATTTCCGGTAGAACGACATTGGCCGTATTGATTTTTCAAGACATTGTAATTGTCCCTTTGATGTTATTCACACCAATGTTGGCAGGTGAATCTGACAATATTGCTTTGTCTTTATTTTTGATGGCTGCCAAAGGCGTTGCCGTTATAGCAATTACTATTGTGACAGCCAAATACTTAATGCCTCAACTATTATTTAGAATTGCTAAAACCCGTAATGAAGAGCTTTTCTTGCTGAGCATTATCGTCATTTGTTTTGCTATCGCATATCTCACCTCTTTACTAGGGCTATCGCTAGGTTTAGGTGCTTTTTTGGCAGGATTGATTATATCCGAATCAGATTATAGCCATCATGCTACGGGAAAAATCCTCCCATTTAGAGAAGTCTTTCTCAGCTTTTTCTTTGTGTCTGTAGGTATGTTATTTGATATTACCTTCCTTTTCAAAAACATTGGTGTGATTTTGCTACTCACCTTACTTACTTTCGGGGTGAAATTCATAATCACTACTCTCTCAGTCAAAGCAATTGGGCAAAACTTTAAGGACTCAATCATTGTAGGCTTGTCTATCTTCCAAATCGGTGAATTCTCCTTGCTTTTAGCAAAAGAGGGGATGCGCCTCAATCTACTTGATCCTGTCACCTATCAATATTTTCTGGCGATTTCCATTCTTACCATGACAATTACTCCTTTTCTTTTGAATAATCGCGAAAAACTTGCATTTAAAATAATCAATCTACCTGTTTCAAGTAGACTCAACAAACGATTTAGTAGTAAAATATCTCAAACTATTGCCCTCAATGAAGATGAGCTAAAAGATCACCTGGTAATCATAGGCTATGGACTCAATGGTAGAAACTTATCACTTGCGGCCAAATCAGCAAATATCCCTTATGTTATTATTGAGATGAATCCAGAAACAGTGAAAGTAGAATCATCCAATGGTGAACCAATCATCTACGGAGATGCTGCGAATGAAACAGTACTCGAGCATGTCAATATCAACAAGGCTCGTGTTGCAGTCGTAGCAATCTCTAATGCTGACTCAACCAAACGCATTGTATCTACCATAAGACACATGAGTTCTAACCCTTACATCATTGTAAGAACACGCTATGTCAACGAGATTGAAGAAAATATCAACCTAGGAGCGAATGAAGTCATCCCCGAAGAGTTTGAAACTTCTATTGAAATATTTTATAGGGTATTGGATAAGTACTTGGTCGCTAGACATGACATCGAAAGTTTCACAGAGGAAATCCGTTCACATAATTACGAGCTTTTCAGAACTCCTCTCAGTACCAAGACACAAACTAAAATCGATTTACCAGAAATTAATTTTGTTTGCCTAAAAGTTGAAAAAGATTCTGGGCAATATGTCAATGTTGCTCTTAAGGATGCTAAGATCAGAGATCTTTTAGGTATCAATATTGTAGCAATCAAACGAAATGGTAAAACCATTACTGATATTAAAGCAGAACAAACACTCAAATTCGGAGATGCGGTATATGTAGTAGGAAAGCCTGATGCAATTGAGATATTTGAAAAAGAGTTGGAAGTTGATTAA
- a CDS encoding sugar 3,4-ketoisomerase — MKQMIERPYLLDLPSKQSTDGWITFAELGALIQMPIKRIFWIKDVPKGAKRGVHAHTNENQLLVCLAGSVHVSMELLDGTHTLYCLNSADQALYLPAFAWSELTFQADAVLLVLSDQVFDEDNYIREKSKFKELQQNYEAGEL, encoded by the coding sequence ATGAAGCAAATGATCGAACGGCCTTATCTTTTAGATTTACCAAGTAAACAAAGTACTGATGGATGGATAACTTTTGCCGAATTGGGAGCATTGATTCAAATGCCTATTAAAAGGATATTTTGGATCAAAGATGTGCCCAAAGGTGCCAAAAGGGGCGTACATGCCCACACCAATGAAAATCAACTGCTTGTCTGTTTAGCAGGTTCTGTGCATGTTTCCATGGAACTATTGGATGGAACTCACACGCTTTATTGTCTGAATAGCGCAGATCAAGCGCTGTATTTGCCGGCATTTGCTTGGTCTGAACTTACTTTTCAGGCGGATGCTGTTCTTTTAGTGCTCTCAGATCAGGTCTTTGATGAGGATAATTATATTCGGGAAAAAAGTAAATTCAAAGAATTGCAGCAAAACTATGAAGCAGGAGAGCTGTGA
- a CDS encoding 3'-5' exonuclease, which yields MIPMRISKEEINELPLGQFEGEINLIDDLDQIEEVMQSLRGEQLLGFDTETRPSFRKGVQYQVSLLQLSTPDQAFLFRLNKIGLPRPIQKVLENPEIVKVGAAVLDDLRALRKLAIDFQPNGFFDLNEELKKVGFENVGVRNLCGMVLNIRISKSEQVSNWESLELTNKQQVYAATDAWACLEIYKKLQYQGYLDSLFNC from the coding sequence ATGATTCCTATGCGTATAAGCAAAGAGGAGATTAATGAATTACCCCTTGGTCAGTTTGAAGGAGAGATCAACTTGATTGATGACTTGGATCAGATAGAGGAAGTGATGCAAAGTCTTCGAGGTGAGCAATTATTGGGTTTTGATACAGAAACAAGGCCCTCTTTCCGAAAAGGTGTGCAATATCAGGTGTCGCTTTTACAGCTTTCGACTCCAGATCAAGCTTTTTTGTTTCGTTTAAACAAAATAGGTCTGCCAAGACCCATCCAAAAGGTACTTGAAAACCCAGAAATAGTGAAAGTAGGCGCTGCTGTCCTAGATGACTTAAGAGCCCTTAGGAAACTAGCGATTGACTTTCAGCCCAATGGCTTCTTTGATCTTAATGAGGAGTTGAAAAAAGTCGGTTTTGAAAATGTGGGTGTTCGAAATCTTTGCGGAATGGTGCTGAATATTCGGATCAGCAAAAGTGAGCAGGTTTCCAATTGGGAGTCATTAGAACTTACCAACAAACAACAGGTTTACGCAGCCACGGATGCTTGGGCATGTTTAGAAATTTATAAAAAACTTCAGTACCAAGGATACTTGGACTCCCTATTTAACTGCTAA
- a CDS encoding patatin-like phospholipase family protein: MWDKFLYSFPVQLLFLHLKKNLLLLLFWFVLFLIIIQSFGTVLGIPFLFLDPEYLNEVSWQSFFIVGMALAIFTMAFQMTTYILDGARFKFLAVSNRPFLQFCLNNSIIPIIFHVIYLLSVYQFQQSNELGAQQAVWKLILGFLVGNLLTYIILLIYFGATNKDFFILFADSVEKRLRKTKLPRANMLRRIKETQQTQNKVLYYFDISFNFIPVRQDLSKFEAQKLLKVFDQNHLNLVIIQTVLISSIFLLSIFRENPYVQIPAAASTILLMAILTMMVGAISFWLRSWAIPAVLGALILFNYFSDIALFNRPHEAFGLDYKGEPLEYTMDQIRAHLHEDSVKEDKAYMIEVLNNWRAKFPINQQPKMVFIAVSGGGQRSALWTTHVLQQLQKQTDEKLFKHTHLITGASGGMIGAAFFRELYLRNQLKVDDPYLSAEFLDQIAADNLNPIIFSLLVNDLIFRTQYVEFNGNKYLKDRGFAFENQLSINTKGILNKPIADYQAPEREALIPLLPITPLITNDGRKLIISPTPMSYLAISDERLEGWNEKNQGIDFQRFFYKKDAMQLRFLSALRMGATFPFITPSVHLPTDPRMETMDAGLSDNFGIQDALKFMHVFRDWISQNTSGVVLVTIRDSEKFTEIKEKPNPKYLQKLFTPLQNIYVNWDNVQTLHNEALFTRFKEKATFPIQRIEFEYSTEEFLRERGLVDAGGDVPTNLRDIQRASLNWRLTSQEKKSILDNIYYPFNQASLRRVSEVPWIE, encoded by the coding sequence ATGTGGGATAAATTTTTGTATAGTTTTCCTGTTCAGTTGCTCTTTTTACATCTTAAAAAGAACCTGCTGTTGTTGTTATTTTGGTTTGTACTTTTTCTGATAATCATACAGAGTTTTGGGACAGTTTTAGGGATTCCTTTTTTGTTTCTAGACCCCGAGTATCTCAACGAGGTATCATGGCAGAGTTTTTTTATCGTAGGTATGGCTTTGGCTATTTTCACAATGGCTTTTCAGATGACTACCTATATTTTGGATGGGGCTCGCTTCAAATTCCTTGCTGTATCCAATAGGCCTTTCCTTCAGTTTTGTCTCAACAATTCAATTATCCCTATCATTTTTCATGTAATTTATCTCTTGTCAGTGTATCAGTTTCAGCAGAGCAACGAATTGGGAGCCCAGCAAGCTGTATGGAAACTCATCCTTGGCTTTTTGGTAGGAAACTTATTGACTTATATAATTTTACTGATCTATTTTGGAGCTACCAACAAAGATTTTTTTATTCTTTTTGCTGATTCTGTGGAAAAAAGACTCCGAAAAACGAAGCTTCCTCGAGCCAATATGTTGAGAAGGATCAAGGAAACTCAACAAACCCAAAACAAGGTTCTATATTATTTTGATATTAGCTTTAATTTTATCCCTGTTAGGCAAGATTTATCAAAATTTGAGGCGCAAAAACTTTTGAAAGTATTTGATCAGAACCATTTAAACTTGGTGATCATACAGACAGTCTTGATTAGCTCTATTTTTCTGCTGAGTATTTTCCGAGAGAATCCATATGTGCAAATTCCTGCTGCAGCAAGTACCATTTTATTGATGGCTATTCTTACAATGATGGTAGGAGCTATTTCTTTTTGGTTGAGAAGTTGGGCTATTCCGGCCGTACTGGGAGCATTGATTCTGTTCAATTACTTTTCTGATATTGCTTTATTCAATCGTCCACACGAAGCATTTGGATTGGATTATAAAGGAGAGCCATTAGAGTATACAATGGATCAGATTCGAGCTCATCTTCACGAAGATTCAGTCAAGGAGGATAAAGCCTATATGATTGAAGTTTTAAACAATTGGAGAGCGAAGTTTCCTATAAATCAACAGCCAAAAATGGTCTTTATTGCCGTCAGTGGAGGAGGTCAGCGATCGGCACTCTGGACTACGCATGTATTACAACAGTTGCAAAAGCAGACCGATGAAAAACTTTTTAAGCATACACATCTTATTACAGGTGCCTCAGGAGGAATGATCGGAGCTGCTTTTTTTAGAGAACTTTATTTGAGGAATCAATTGAAAGTAGATGATCCGTATTTATCGGCTGAGTTTCTGGATCAAATAGCTGCTGATAATCTCAACCCTATTATTTTTTCTTTGTTAGTGAATGATCTGATTTTTAGAACTCAATATGTAGAATTCAATGGGAATAAATATCTCAAGGATAGGGGATTTGCTTTTGAAAATCAATTAAGTATAAATACTAAAGGCATTTTAAATAAACCGATTGCTGACTATCAAGCACCCGAACGGGAGGCTTTGATTCCCTTACTTCCAATTACACCGTTGATTACTAATGACGGGAGAAAGCTAATTATTTCTCCTACGCCTATGTCATATTTGGCAATCTCGGACGAAAGACTAGAAGGATGGAATGAAAAAAATCAAGGAATTGATTTCCAGAGATTTTTTTATAAAAAAGATGCTATGCAGCTTCGTTTTCTCTCTGCCCTGAGAATGGGAGCAACCTTTCCTTTTATCACTCCAAGCGTACATTTGCCTACTGACCCTCGGATGGAGACCATGGATGCAGGGCTATCGGATAATTTTGGTATTCAAGATGCTCTAAAGTTTATGCATGTTTTCCGGGATTGGATATCCCAAAACACTTCGGGGGTTGTATTAGTGACTATTCGGGATTCTGAAAAATTTACTGAAATCAAAGAAAAACCAAATCCCAAATATCTTCAAAAGCTTTTTACTCCGTTGCAAAATATTTATGTCAATTGGGACAATGTTCAAACGCTGCATAATGAAGCTCTATTTACTCGATTTAAAGAAAAAGCAACTTTCCCTATTCAACGGATAGAATTTGAGTATTCAACAGAAGAATTTTTAAGAGAAAGGGGCTTGGTGGATGCGGGTGGAGATGTACCTACCAATCTACGGGATATCCAACGCGCCTCCCTAAATTGGAGATTAACCTCTCAAGAAAAGAAATCCATTTTGGACAATATTTACTATCCATTTAATCAAGCCTCGCTTCGAAGAGTATCTGAAGTTCCGTGGATAGAGTAG
- the nhaC gene encoding Na+/H+ antiporter NhaC, translated as MAIQRKEPTLSEALFPILFLIVLLVINIGIFGTEGLSGSNQVVLVVSSAVAALVATFRLRIKWEHLQDGIVKSISSAMSSILILLLIGALAGTWLLSGIVPAMIYYGLQILNPTIFLIAACIVSAIVSISTGSSWTTVATVGVALLGIGKALGFEEGIIAGAIISGAYFGDKMSPLSDTTNLAPAMAGTDLFTHIRHMTKTTFPSIAITLVIFGIIGFTIGAEGSVDQVREISAIIVDTFNISGWLFIVPVLVLAMIIKKVPAVPALLAGAILGGVFAVIFQPEIILTISNTEAVGYAYHSFKAVMLALYGEISIVTTNEVVNELLVTGGMSGMLNTIWLILCAMAFGGIMEESGMLRVLAEAVIAKVHSIGSLIASTAATCMFFNVTTSDQYLAILVPGRMYADIYRKKGLKGENLSRTLEDSATVTSVLIPWNTCGATQASVLGVATLTYAPYCFFNIISPFMTILFGYLKLGINYYSEEEMLEIKKEFAV; from the coding sequence ATGGCTATTCAGCGGAAAGAACCCACCCTGTCGGAAGCTCTTTTTCCGATACTCTTCTTGATCGTTTTGTTGGTGATCAATATTGGTATTTTTGGTACAGAGGGATTATCAGGATCAAATCAAGTTGTATTAGTTGTATCATCTGCGGTAGCAGCTTTGGTGGCCACTTTCAGACTTAGGATTAAATGGGAGCATTTGCAAGACGGGATCGTTAAGAGTATTTCTTCTGCCATGTCCAGTATTTTGATTCTATTGCTGATAGGCGCACTAGCAGGCACTTGGCTATTAAGTGGGATAGTACCGGCAATGATTTATTATGGATTGCAAATATTAAATCCTACCATTTTTTTAATAGCGGCATGTATTGTATCAGCCATAGTCTCCATATCCACAGGAAGTAGCTGGACCACAGTAGCAACAGTCGGTGTAGCTCTGTTGGGTATAGGAAAGGCGCTTGGGTTTGAAGAGGGCATTATTGCTGGAGCTATTATATCTGGAGCTTACTTTGGTGATAAAATGTCTCCATTGTCAGACACTACCAATTTGGCACCAGCGATGGCAGGGACTGATTTATTTACTCATATCCGTCACATGACCAAGACTACGTTTCCTTCTATTGCTATCACATTGGTGATTTTTGGGATCATTGGTTTCACAATAGGAGCCGAAGGTTCGGTAGATCAAGTAAGAGAAATATCAGCCATCATTGTTGATACTTTCAATATTTCTGGTTGGTTGTTTATCGTGCCTGTATTGGTTTTGGCAATGATTATCAAAAAGGTGCCTGCGGTGCCGGCGTTATTAGCAGGGGCTATTTTGGGAGGTGTTTTTGCAGTTATTTTCCAGCCGGAAATAATCCTGACCATTTCCAATACAGAAGCAGTAGGCTATGCTTATCACTCATTCAAAGCAGTGATGTTGGCCCTCTATGGAGAAATCAGCATTGTAACTACCAATGAAGTTGTAAATGAATTATTGGTTACAGGAGGAATGTCGGGCATGTTGAATACCATTTGGTTGATTTTGTGTGCCATGGCTTTTGGAGGAATTATGGAAGAAAGTGGTATGCTTCGTGTATTGGCGGAGGCAGTGATTGCAAAAGTTCACTCGATTGGGTCATTAATCGCTTCTACGGCAGCCACTTGCATGTTTTTCAATGTCACTACCTCTGATCAGTATTTGGCGATACTGGTACCTGGACGAATGTATGCAGATATTTATAGAAAGAAAGGATTGAAAGGGGAAAATCTCAGCCGTACATTGGAAGATTCGGCAACGGTTACTTCGGTGCTCATTCCTTGGAATACCTGTGGAGCTACACAAGCTTCTGTTTTGGGGGTTGCTACTTTAACCTATGCGCCTTATTGTTTTTTCAATATCATTTCACCCTTTATGACAATTCTTTTTGGGTACTTGAAATTGGGAATTAACTATTACTCTGAGGAGGAAATGTTGGAGATTAAAAAAGAGTTTGCGGTATGA
- a CDS encoding Mpo1 family 2-hydroxy fatty acid dioxygenase has product MRKIDELLHEYGLSHQNETNKLIHWICVPAIFFSIVGLIFSIPAGPLISLLPFLHSFANWATLILVLVLFYYVSISPPLALGMLFFSAICLALANFINLALDIPLWLVSVAIFVVAWIFQFYGHKIEGKKPSFLKDLQFLLIGPAWLMHFIYKKLGLAY; this is encoded by the coding sequence ATGAGAAAAATTGATGAATTATTACACGAATATGGATTGAGTCACCAAAATGAAACCAATAAGTTGATCCACTGGATATGTGTTCCTGCTATATTTTTCAGTATCGTTGGACTTATATTCTCTATTCCAGCAGGCCCTCTCATCAGCTTACTACCCTTCCTTCATAGCTTTGCCAATTGGGCTACCCTAATTTTGGTACTCGTCTTATTTTATTATGTTTCCATCTCTCCTCCCCTAGCATTGGGCATGCTATTCTTCTCTGCCATTTGCTTAGCACTCGCTAATTTTATTAACCTTGCACTAGATATACCCTTGTGGTTGGTAAGTGTGGCAATTTTTGTAGTAGCTTGGATCTTTCAATTTTATGGACATAAAATAGAAGGTAAAAAACCTTCATTCCTTAAAGACTTGCAATTTCTGTTGATTGGACCAGCATGGCTGATGCATTTTATCTACAAAAAATTAGGGTTAGCTTATTAA
- a CDS encoding NAD(P)/FAD-dependent oxidoreductase — translation MWSYWEWKNFKQYDLIVIGAGIVGLSTAIQYKEKFPERKVLVLERGLLPTGASTKNAGFACFGSLTEILDDLEVLTEQEVLQLVRRRYSGLQAIRDRFGDAVLGFKDSGGYELFTTNELPLLNQMEVVNQLLLPIFNEPVFSLVPLHQALGFGPSVKAIVKNRFEGELDTGYFIQTLWHQAQLLGVFIMTGADVQGLDRETGQVSVRQFDGAERVFDGGQIAVCTNAFTKKLIPSLTLKPGRGLVLVTKPLLNPINWEGSFHYDKGYVYFRSIDNRLLIGGGRNQDFETEETLGFEVNSRIRDYLLNILHETILPDEAAQIEFEWTGIMAFGPSKMPVIQQISDRLHCAVRLGGMGVAVGWQTASELVDLF, via the coding sequence ATGTGGAGCTATTGGGAGTGGAAAAATTTTAAACAGTATGATCTTATTGTGATTGGAGCAGGCATTGTAGGTTTGTCAACTGCAATTCAGTACAAGGAAAAGTTTCCAGAGAGGAAGGTTTTAGTCTTGGAAAGAGGTTTGCTTCCAACAGGTGCGAGTACTAAAAATGCAGGATTTGCCTGCTTTGGTAGTTTGACTGAGATTTTGGATGATTTAGAAGTGTTGACTGAGCAAGAGGTCTTACAGTTGGTTCGGCGAAGGTATAGCGGTTTACAGGCAATCCGTGATCGTTTTGGAGATGCTGTCCTTGGGTTTAAGGATTCGGGAGGATATGAATTGTTTACTACGAATGAGCTGCCTCTTTTGAATCAAATGGAGGTTGTAAACCAGTTGTTGCTCCCTATTTTCAATGAACCTGTTTTTTCATTGGTTCCATTGCATCAAGCACTTGGTTTCGGTCCATCCGTCAAAGCTATTGTCAAAAATCGATTTGAAGGAGAGCTGGATACGGGGTATTTTATCCAGACTCTATGGCATCAGGCTCAACTACTAGGGGTTTTTATAATGACAGGCGCAGATGTACAGGGCTTGGATAGAGAGACTGGTCAAGTGAGTGTGCGTCAATTTGATGGCGCCGAACGCGTATTTGATGGAGGTCAGATTGCTGTATGCACCAATGCATTTACCAAGAAGTTAATTCCTTCACTTACCTTAAAGCCGGGTAGAGGCTTAGTGTTAGTCACAAAACCTCTATTAAATCCAATTAATTGGGAGGGATCTTTTCATTACGATAAGGGATATGTTTATTTTAGAAGTATTGATAATCGTTTATTAATAGGCGGTGGAAGAAATCAAGACTTTGAAACAGAGGAGACCTTAGGTTTTGAAGTCAACTCTAGGATCAGGGATTACCTTTTAAATATTTTACATGAAACCATTCTTCCAGATGAAGCTGCTCAAATCGAATTCGAATGGACAGGAATAATGGCTTTTGGTCCGAGTAAAATGCCTGTAATACAGCAAATCAGCGATCGCTTGCATTGTGCGGTGAGGCTTGGAGGTATGGGAGTAGCGGTTGGATGGCAGACAGCTTCCGAGTTGGTTGATTTATTTTAA
- a CDS encoding IMPACT family protein has translation MEAEDSYLTLAGNSEAIYKEKGSKFLAFAYPVSSEEEIKEHLESLRKKYFDARHHCYAYMLGKEMTQYRANDDGEPNHSAGDPILGQIRSNQLTNVLIVVIRYFGGTKLGVSGLIQAYKTAAGEAIAANTIVTEILCSTVSVSFDYIQMNQVMKIIKDYQLDILEQTFDNTCLMKIKVRQALTTEVREKFAEVANVD, from the coding sequence TTGGAAGCAGAAGACAGTTACTTAACTCTTGCAGGAAACTCAGAAGCTATATATAAAGAAAAAGGAAGCAAATTCTTGGCTTTTGCTTACCCTGTTTCCTCAGAAGAGGAAATAAAAGAACATTTGGAAAGTCTACGAAAGAAATACTTTGATGCCAGGCACCATTGTTACGCTTACATGCTTGGAAAAGAAATGACCCAATACCGAGCCAATGACGATGGCGAACCCAATCATTCTGCTGGGGACCCTATCCTTGGACAGATTCGATCCAATCAATTGACTAACGTGCTAATTGTGGTTATCCGATATTTTGGAGGTACCAAACTTGGAGTTAGCGGTTTGATTCAAGCCTACAAAACAGCAGCGGGGGAAGCTATTGCAGCCAATACCATCGTGACGGAGATTCTATGTTCAACGGTTAGCGTCTCATTTGACTACATACAGATGAATCAAGTCATGAAAATCATTAAAGACTACCAACTGGATATTTTAGAACAAACTTTTGATAATACCTGCCTGATGAAAATCAAGGTCAGACAAGCGCTTACAACTGAAGTCCGTGAGAAATTTGCGGAGGTAGCTAACGTAGATTAG